CGCCGTCGGTCGCGACCGATCCGGGTGCGTGAGGCGAATCGACCACGGCCGGCGGGGTGAAGTACATCTTCTCGAGCAGGCGGGCGGCGTAGGCGAGGGTGAGCATGGTACTGAGGAAGATCACGGCGGCGACGGGCCAGAGCTGGGATTCGACGGCACCGAGGGCGATGTACCATTTGCCGACGAAGCCGACGCCCGGCGGGACGCCGACCAGCGAGAACAGGAGGACGGCCATCGAACCGGCGACGAACGGCCGCTCTTTCGCGAGGCCGGCGTACTCGTCGACGGTGCGTGCGCCGTAGCTCGCTGCGACGAGTGCGACCCCGAGGAAGAGGCCGGCTTTCAGGAGCCCGTGCCCGACGAGGTGGATCGCGGCCCCGATAAACGCCGTCTCGGAGCTACCGGCGATGACGACTCCGTAGGCGGCGATGACCAGGCCGAACTGCGAGACCGACGAGTAGGCCAGCATCCGTTTGACTTCGGTCTGGATCACGGCGAGCGCAGTGCCCGCGAGGACGCTCACGCAGCCGACGGTGAGGACGATCGCGGCCGCGTTCGGCATGGCGGCGAGGTAGTCGACCTCGAAGACGGTGACGATCAGCCGGCCGAACGCGTACGCGGAGGCCGTCGAGACCAGCGCCGCGATCAGCGGCGTCACGCCGTCGGGGGCCTGCTGGTAGGCGCTGGGCTGCCAGGTGTGCAGCGGCCACTGGGCGACCTTGACGGCGAAGCCGACGACGATGAAGCCGAACCCGGTCCGAACTAACGTGGTATTCGCGTCTGGAATCGCCGTCGCGAGTTCGACCATGTTGAGCGTCCCCGTCGCCATGAAGACGAACGCGACGCCGATCAGGTACATCGACGCGGCGACGGTTCCCAGGATCAGGTACTTCAGGGACGCGACCGCCGCTTCGGGACCGTCGCCGCTCGCGACGAGCGCGTAGGTCGCGATGCTCGTGATCTCGAGGAAGACGAACAGGTTGAACACGTCGCCGGTCAGCGAGATGCCGAGCAAGCCGCCGACCAGCAGGAGGTAGGCGGTGTAGAACGTGTTCCCGCGGGGACCGCCGCGTCGGGTGTACGCGAGGACACCGGTTGCGACGGCCGTAATGAGCAGGACGATCAGCATCGAGAACTCGTCAGCGACGAGCTGGATTCCGAACTCGGGGGAGTAGCCGCCGAGCTTGTGGGTTTCCTTCCCGCCGGTGTAGACGACGGTCGCGAGATAGCCGGCCGCGCCGAACAGGCCGAGCGTCGTGAGTCCGGCGACGGGCCAGCCCGTTCGGTCGAACCGGAGGCCCAGCGCGATCGGGAGCGTCGCGGCGAGGATCGGGGCGACGATCAGCAATGGGAGGATCAGATCGACGTTACTCATCGGCACGCACCTCCCTGAGGGTGTCCTCGCGGAGCGTGCCGTACTCCGCGTAGATGCGGATGATCAGCGCCAGCCCGACCGCGGTCAGTGCGATCCCGACGACGATGGCGGTCAGCACGATGACCTGTGGGAGTGGACTGGCGACCATGAGTTTTCCGGGGTCTTTCGTAGCGGGGACGATCGGTGCGGATGCACCCTCGACGTCGATGTAGGCCATCGAGACGAAAAACAGGAAGATGGCCGTCTGGAAGAGGTTGACGCCGATCAGCTTCTTGACGAGGTTCTCGCTGGCGATCACCATGTAGATCCCGATTCCCAGGATGACGAACATCAGCACGTACGTGTAGTGACTGAAGAGGTACTCAATCATCGTCGCTCACCTCTCCCTCGGTCGGTTCGTCGTTCTCCTCGAGGCCGCCGGTCCCGCTCGGCCGATCCGGCGAGAAGCCCGCCGCCATCGTGAAGAAGAGACTGATGATGGTCCCCGTGACGATCAGCGAAATACCGCCGATCTCGACTGCCTCGAGCCCCCACTTGGGTTTCTGGCCGAAGACCTCGTAGAGCCGGTAGAACTCGAGGAAGTCCCCGCCGAGGGCGACCATCGCGAGGCCGACCGCGCCGAAGATGACGACGCCGCCGGTGATGATCCCGACGAGGAAGGTGTTGCGAAGCCACTGTCGGGTCGGTTCGATCCCGAAGGCGAAGGCGAGCATCAGCACCGTCACGCCGACGATAGTGCCGCCCTGGAAGCCGCCTCCGGGGGCGTCGCCCCCGTGGAAGGTCATGAACAGCCCGTAGGTGAGCGTAAACGGTGCGATGATCTTGACCGCGGTCATGATCACCTGACTCTCGGTGTACGTGTCGTCGATGGAGCCGGACATTAGGCGAACACCTCGCGTTTCAGGACGAGCAGGGTCGAGACGCCGGCGGCGAAGACGACGACCGCCTCGCCGAAGGTGTCGAACCCACGGTAGGCGGCGAGGACGGACGTGACTGCGTTCTGTACCTTCGTGTCGTTATACGTGTTCTGGATGTAGTACTGGGTTACGTCGCCGTTATCCCAGACCGGCGCATCCGTGACACCGACCTCGTACATCTCGGGCAGAACTGCGACGCAGAGCAGGACCACGAACGCGCCGACGACGGCGACCGCCGGCAGGTGGATCCGCTCTCTGAGCCGGTCGGTCGTGGGCCGGGTCGTGCGTGCGATCGTCAGCAACAGCAAGAGCGTGGTCACGCCGGCTCCGATCGCGGCCTCGGTCATCGCCACGTCGGGAGCCAGCAAGAAGGTGTAGAGAATCGCCATTCCGAGGCTGTACGCCCCGAAGACGATGATTACCGACAGGACGTCGCGAAACAGCGCCGTCGCGACGGCGGTCGCGAGGATGAACACCGCGAGGGAGTAGGCGAACAGACTCATGTCGTCTCACCGTCCGTTTCCGCGGGGCCGTCGGTTTCGTCCGCGTCCGTCCCCTCGTCGGCGAGGAGCGGTTCGACGCCCGTCTCCGCCGCGGACCGGGCGATCGCGTGGGCCGCCGTCGGGTTCGTGATGAACACGAAAAACAACAACAGGACGGTGTAGACCGCCGCCTGTTCCCAGCCGAAGGCCAGGGCGACGCCGGCGAGTGCGAAGCCCGCACCGAGCGTGTCCGTCTGCGAGGCGGTGTGCGCACGGGCGTAGATGTCCGGAAGGCGGATGACGCCGATCGTCGAGACGAGCGTGAAGAACACGCCCAGTCCCAGCAGGACCGCGATCAGCCAGAACCGGATCGTCTCGATCACAGCACACCACCCCGCTCGACGGTGAACTTCGAGATGGCGATCGACATCAGGAAGTTGAGCAGGGCGTAGATCAACGCGACGTCGAGGAACCACGCCTGATCGAGCCCCGCCGCGAGCAGCGCGAGGATGACCACTGTGTTCGTTCCGAGAACGTTTACGGCCAGCAGCCGATCCTGCGTCGTCGGGCCGACGACGGCCCGATAAAACACTGCGATCGCCAGAACGACGAACAATGCGGCCGCGACGAGGAAGACGTCCTCGAGCGACGCCGGCATCACAGCTCGTCACCCCCGACGATTTCCGCATCGTCGCGCTCGCGCGGCGAGGGAATCGCCGCCGAATCGCGGCCGTAGAAGACGTACCGGATGCCGCGCTCGAGGCCGCCGTCGAAGAGGTCCTCCTGGGCGGCGGGAATCAGCGTGTGGACGAGCAGTTGCTGGTTGTTCGCCCGCACGGTCAGCGTCCCCGGCGTGAGGGTGATGCTGTTGGCCAGCGCGGTCAGCGGCAGTCCGCTTCGGACCCGAGAGTTGACCCGCGTCAGCGTGGGCTCGATCGGCATCGACGGCCGGAGGATCACGGCCGATACCGCGATGTTGGCCTTGAGGATTTCCCAGAGCAGGTACGGTACGTAAATGGCGAACCGAACGATTCGGAGCGGCGACTGGACGCGATCAAGGGGCACGGTAAACGTCACCCGTGCGAGCGAGACGGCGACGATACCGGCGACCGCCGCCCCCGTGACCAGATCGAACCAGTAGGTGGGGTCGCCGAGTAGGAGATAGAAGCCGTAAGAAATCAGGAAGGCCGCGAACAGGCGGTCGAAGTCCTCGGTCCCGCCGGCGAGTCGTCCGCGCCGAGCCGATCGCTCGACCGGGGCTTCGTCGTAGGCCAGCCCGATGCGCTCGAGTTCGCGCTCGAGGGGCTGGAGCATCTGTGCGGTGACGCCGGGCTGGTACTCCGGATCGAGGATGACCCGGTCGATCCCGTGTTCGTCGGCGTAAGCGTCGAAGATTTCGGCGTAGTCCCGGGGACCGAAGAGGTACTCGTCCGCGCCGAGTCTGGCCGTTTCGATCGTCACGTCGGCCCCACCCGCGTCTTCCTCGACCCAGTTTCGCGCTCGCGAAAGCAGTCCGTCGGCGTCCTCGTCGTACTGGTCGCTCTCGGGGACGTCCGCGTCGTACGGCATCGCGACGACGAGGTGGCATTCGAGCGAGTCGGCCCCCTCGAGCCCCGATCGGACGGCGTATCCGACCGTTTGCCGGACGGTCACCGTGTCCGACAGCGGGACGAGCAGGCGTTCAACCGCCACGGCGTCTCCCTCCGGGTGACCGTCGTTGGATACTCATGGCTCTCGTTGGTATCCGAATCAAGCGGTAGCCGTAGGAAAACGATTTCGTTATTCGCCAGCAGCAACTCGATCCGCGGATTCTCGCGACCCGCTCGTCGCAGTCGGATCGGAACGACACCACCGGAGGGAGTGAAACCCGCAGACCCTGCTGGCCGATCGGTAGTTTTACAAACACAGTTTCAGTAGGGAAAGCTGATTTGCATGACGACGACTGAAACCGTTCACGATCGAATCGGGACCGCACGCGACGAACTATCGACCGGTCAGCTGCTGGCCGTTTTCGCGTTCGTCGCGGCGGCGACGTTCGCGCTGCTCTTCCTCCAGGACCCCCTAGCTCACGACTCGATGCACAACTTCCGGCACGCGGCCGGTGTCATCTGTCACTGATGCTGGTCGACTACCTCGAGCGGGGCGTGCTCGCCGGTGCGATCGCGGGAATCGCGTACGGCGTCTATATGGCGATCGTCGCGAACCCGCTGATCGGCTACATGGAGGGGCTCGCCGAGGGCGGTGAACACGGCGACCACTCCCACGAAAGCGGATCCCACACTCACGGAGCCGGTGAGCACACCCACGAGGCCGCCGAACACGCTCACGCGGTCAGTGAGGCGACGACCGCCGTCGTGAGCGTCGGCAGCGGCGTCCTCTGGGGGATCCTGCTCGGAGGCGTCTTCGCACTGGCGTTCTACTTCCTCGAGCCGGCGCTGCCCGGCCGCGGGCGGCTGAAGACCTACGTGCTGGCCGGCGCAGGGTTGCTCACCGTTTCGATCGCGCCGTGGCTGGTGCTTCCGCCGGCGACGCCGGGTGCCGAACTGGCGTTCGATCCCACGGTCCGGAGCGCGATCTACGCGGGAATGATGGTCGTCGGCGCAGCCGCGGCCGCAGCGTCGATCTACGGGTACAGACGTGGTTCGACCAGAAGCGACCTGCTCGGGGTAGTCACAGCGGCAGTCCCGATCGTTTCGCTCGTCGCGATCACCGCAGTTGCGGCGCCGACGGTCGTCGAATCCGGTTCGACGCCGACCGCCCTCGTGACCGCGTTCCGCGGCCTGACCGCGCTCAGTCAGGCCGCACTCTGGACGCTCGTCGCCGGCTCGTTCGGCTGGCTCCAGGCTCGAGCCGGCGTGCGGTCGGCGACCGACCGACGCGAAGATCTGCTGACCAGTCCATGAAGGATCGAACCGAAGAACACCGCGAGCGCCTCGACGCACACGTCTTCGTCTGTACCAACGACCGCGATTCGGAATACGCGAGCTGCGGTGCGGTCGGTGCCGAGGAGACGGTCACGGCGGTCAAAGACTGGCTGCGAGAACGCGACGCGTTCTGGACGGCGGTCTCCGTCAGCGAAACCTCGTGTCTCGGGCTGTGCAGCGAGGGCGGTACCGCGATCTCGATTCAGCCGCGAAACACCTGGTACTCGGACGTAACTCCCGAAACCGTTCCCGAGTTACTCGAGTCCGAGTTCGGCCCGAACGCGGAACGGATCGGCAACGGGGACTGAATCAGCGACCGAGTCGAGGGCCACACAACGGTTTTACCTGTGGTCTTCGATACCATACCCGTTACAGATGCTCACGTGGCCGGAAGAGACGATATACGAGGGGATCGCGACGATCGCGAGGGACCGACCCGACAGCCGGGCCGTCGTCTCCGACGAAACGGTGTGGAGCTACGGCGACTTGCTGGACGAGAGCCGTGCGCTCGCCCGCGGCCTCGCCGACCTCGGCGTCTCGGACGGCGACGTCGTCGCGGTCTGGCTCGGCAACCGCCCCGAGTGGATCGCTTGCCAGCTCGCGACCTCGTATCTGGGCGCAGCGATGGTCGCGGTCAACACGCGCTATCGGACCCACGAACTCGAGTACATGCTCGCGGATTCGGGCGCGAGCGTTCTCGTCACCGAAAGAGCGCTGCTCGATCGCGACTACCACGAGATGCTCGGGACGGCCGTTCCCGAACTCGAGGAACAGTCGCCCGACGAGTTCGATCCCGACTCGGTCCCGGGGCTCGAGGCGGTCGTGAGTCTCGAGCCGTCACCGGACCTGCCGGCGCTTCGCGGCTACGACGACGTGCTCGAGGCGGGGCGGTCACTGGACCGAGACGGCTTCGAGCCGGCGACCGACCCAGACGCGCCGGCGGCGATCTTCTACACGAGCGGCACCACGAGCGATCCGAAGGGGTGTCTCCAGTCGAGTCGATCGCTACTGAACCACTCCGCCCACGTCGCGGAGTACCTCGGCGTAACCGAAGCCGACGTCGGCGTCGCGACGCTCCCGTTCTGTGGCATCTGGGGGTACAACACGCTTTTCAGCGTCCTCGCGACGGGCGGAACGCTCGTCGCCCAGACCTACTTCGATCCCGGCGAGACGATCCGGCTGGTCGACGCACACGACGCCACCTACCTCACGGGACTCGGCGTGATGTTCGAACGGATGCTCGAGCACGACGTCTTCGAACCCTCGCGAGTCGAAACCGTCGACACGGGCGTCGTCGGCTTCATCAGCAAGGGGTTCGACGATGACCTGTTCGATCGGATCGAGTCGACGTTCGGCTTCCCGGTGGTCCAGCCCTACGGCCTCTCGGAGGCAAACAGCCAGATCTTCGTCGGCGAGCCGTCGGACCCGGCCGAGCGACGAAAGCGGGTCGGCGGGCCGCCGATCCACCCGGCTATCGACGCGAAAATCGTCGATCCCGAGACCCGCGAGGAACTTCCAGTTGGTGAGGAAGGGGAACTCGCGATTCGAGGGTATCTCCTCGCGGACGGCTACCTCGGAAAGCCCGAGGCGACCGCCGAGGCGTTCGACGAGGACGTCCCCGGGAGCGGAGCGACCGGGGAGCCGGAAGACTCGTCTTCCGGACGGTGGTTCTACACCGGTGATCTCGCGGAGATCGACGCCGACGGGTACGTCTACTATCGCTCGCGGCTCGACGACGCGCTCCGGGTTCGCGGCTTTCTGGTCGCGCCGCGGGAGATCCAGACCGCGATCGAGGACCATCCCGGCGTGCGATCGTGCGAGGTCGTCGGCGCACCGCATCCGCGCCACGGCGAGGTACCGGTCGCGTTCGTCGTCTCCGACGCCGGGGACGTGACGGCCGAGGGGATCGAGCGCTTCCTCGAGCCGCGCGTCGCGGATTACAAAGTTCCCGAGGCGGTCGAGTTCGTCGACGCGTTCCCGACGACGGAGGGACCGAACGGGGAGAAGGTCCAGAAGACGGCGCTCCGAGAGCGAGTCCGGGATCGATTCGAACCGTAGCGAAGGGGTCCGCAGTTCCGGAAATCGACGGGTGACGACGCAACGTTTTTCTCCCGACTAGATGAGGATAACCCGATGGCCCGACTCCTGCGCGACGCGGTCGAGTTGACGGAGAGCCAACGACTCGTCCGCT
This portion of the Natrinema salinisoli genome encodes:
- a CDS encoding CbtB domain-containing protein, with translation MTTTETVHDRIGTARDELSTGQLLAVFAFVAAATFALLFLQDPLAHDSMHNFRHAAGVICH
- a CDS encoding cation:proton antiporter — protein: MPASLEDVFLVAAALFVVLAIAVFYRAVVGPTTQDRLLAVNVLGTNTVVILALLAAGLDQAWFLDVALIYALLNFLMSIAISKFTVERGGVL
- a CDS encoding proton-conducting transporter membrane subunit, which produces MSNVDLILPLLIVAPILAATLPIALGLRFDRTGWPVAGLTTLGLFGAAGYLATVVYTGGKETHKLGGYSPEFGIQLVADEFSMLIVLLITAVATGVLAYTRRGGPRGNTFYTAYLLLVGGLLGISLTGDVFNLFVFLEITSIATYALVASGDGPEAAVASLKYLILGTVAASMYLIGVAFVFMATGTLNMVELATAIPDANTTLVRTGFGFIVVGFAVKVAQWPLHTWQPSAYQQAPDGVTPLIAALVSTASAYAFGRLIVTVFEVDYLAAMPNAAAIVLTVGCVSVLAGTALAVIQTEVKRMLAYSSVSQFGLVIAAYGVVIAGSSETAFIGAAIHLVGHGLLKAGLFLGVALVAASYGARTVDEYAGLAKERPFVAGSMAVLLFSLVGVPPGVGFVGKWYIALGAVESQLWPVAAVIFLSTMLTLAYAARLLEKMYFTPPAVVDSPHAPGSVATDGGDTDDDESGERTVDDTEAAAAIRGANTHDAVSVGMVAIVVVAALGSIALGFAGGTFADLLDPFLTEVFN
- a CDS encoding (2Fe-2S) ferredoxin domain-containing protein, which codes for MKDRTEEHRERLDAHVFVCTNDRDSEYASCGAVGAEETVTAVKDWLRERDAFWTAVSVSETSCLGLCSEGGTAISIQPRNTWYSDVTPETVPELLESEFGPNAERIGNGD
- the mnhG gene encoding monovalent cation/H(+) antiporter subunit G, which codes for MIETIRFWLIAVLLGLGVFFTLVSTIGVIRLPDIYARAHTASQTDTLGAGFALAGVALAFGWEQAAVYTVLLLFFVFITNPTAAHAIARSAAETGVEPLLADEGTDADETDGPAETDGETT
- a CDS encoding MnhB domain-containing protein; its protein translation is MSGSIDDTYTESQVIMTAVKIIAPFTLTYGLFMTFHGGDAPGGGFQGGTIVGVTVLMLAFAFGIEPTRQWLRNTFLVGIITGGVVIFGAVGLAMVALGGDFLEFYRLYEVFGQKPKWGLEAVEIGGISLIVTGTIISLFFTMAAGFSPDRPSGTGGLEENDEPTEGEVSDDD
- a CDS encoding monovalent cation/H+ antiporter subunit E; its protein translation is MAVERLLVPLSDTVTVRQTVGYAVRSGLEGADSLECHLVVAMPYDADVPESDQYDEDADGLLSRARNWVEEDAGGADVTIETARLGADEYLFGPRDYAEIFDAYADEHGIDRVILDPEYQPGVTAQMLQPLERELERIGLAYDEAPVERSARRGRLAGGTEDFDRLFAAFLISYGFYLLLGDPTYWFDLVTGAAVAGIVAVSLARVTFTVPLDRVQSPLRIVRFAIYVPYLLWEILKANIAVSAVILRPSMPIEPTLTRVNSRVRSGLPLTALANSITLTPGTLTVRANNQQLLVHTLIPAAQEDLFDGGLERGIRYVFYGRDSAAIPSPRERDDAEIVGGDEL
- a CDS encoding DUF4040 domain-containing protein, with the translated sequence MSLFAYSLAVFILATAVATALFRDVLSVIIVFGAYSLGMAILYTFLLAPDVAMTEAAIGAGVTTLLLLLTIARTTRPTTDRLRERIHLPAVAVVGAFVVLLCVAVLPEMYEVGVTDAPVWDNGDVTQYYIQNTYNDTKVQNAVTSVLAAYRGFDTFGEAVVVFAAGVSTLLVLKREVFA
- a CDS encoding CbtA family protein, which encodes MLVDYLERGVLAGAIAGIAYGVYMAIVANPLIGYMEGLAEGGEHGDHSHESGSHTHGAGEHTHEAAEHAHAVSEATTAVVSVGSGVLWGILLGGVFALAFYFLEPALPGRGRLKTYVLAGAGLLTVSIAPWLVLPPATPGAELAFDPTVRSAIYAGMMVVGAAAAAASIYGYRRGSTRSDLLGVVTAAVPIVSLVAITAVAAPTVVESGSTPTALVTAFRGLTALSQAALWTLVAGSFGWLQARAGVRSATDRREDLLTSP
- a CDS encoding class I adenylate-forming enzyme family protein, producing the protein MLTWPEETIYEGIATIARDRPDSRAVVSDETVWSYGDLLDESRALARGLADLGVSDGDVVAVWLGNRPEWIACQLATSYLGAAMVAVNTRYRTHELEYMLADSGASVLVTERALLDRDYHEMLGTAVPELEEQSPDEFDPDSVPGLEAVVSLEPSPDLPALRGYDDVLEAGRSLDRDGFEPATDPDAPAAIFYTSGTTSDPKGCLQSSRSLLNHSAHVAEYLGVTEADVGVATLPFCGIWGYNTLFSVLATGGTLVAQTYFDPGETIRLVDAHDATYLTGLGVMFERMLEHDVFEPSRVETVDTGVVGFISKGFDDDLFDRIESTFGFPVVQPYGLSEANSQIFVGEPSDPAERRKRVGGPPIHPAIDAKIVDPETREELPVGEEGELAIRGYLLADGYLGKPEATAEAFDEDVPGSGATGEPEDSSSGRWFYTGDLAEIDADGYVYYRSRLDDALRVRGFLVAPREIQTAIEDHPGVRSCEVVGAPHPRHGEVPVAFVVSDAGDVTAEGIERFLEPRVADYKVPEAVEFVDAFPTTEGPNGEKVQKTALRERVRDRFEP
- a CDS encoding cation:proton antiporter subunit C, whose product is MIEYLFSHYTYVLMFVILGIGIYMVIASENLVKKLIGVNLFQTAIFLFFVSMAYIDVEGASAPIVPATKDPGKLMVASPLPQVIVLTAIVVGIALTAVGLALIIRIYAEYGTLREDTLREVRADE